In Salvia hispanica cultivar TCC Black 2014 unplaced genomic scaffold, UniMelb_Shisp_WGS_1.0 HiC_scaffold_332, whole genome shotgun sequence, the DNA window CTATTTACagaaaaactaatatttagtttttgtttaatgTAGGCTTGTTACGTGGACAGGATtgtctttgaaaaaaaaatggtgccAAGATGTTTTCCAACAGTGAAAGGATGGACTGCCGAACTGTTGAAAGAAAGACAAAGAGCAGAAATGGAGAATTCAACATTTGGTCTGGGTCATAAGTATGACCGATATAAAAAGCAGCCacatgaagaaaatgatgaagatgaCGAAGATGATGAATCTCAAGATGTAGAAGGTTTGAAGACAAATGATCATGATGAAGTGGGGACAACCAGTGAATGGGAgaatttcataaatgaatgGAAGGGAGCTGCAAAGGATGTTAAAGCCTCAATGTTGAAGATGGTTGATGTCCTTGAAGCAGCGCCGGATAAACTCAGGAATCTCAATAGCTTTAAGATAATCTGTGATACAACGAGAAATGCAATGGGATTGAGAGAGGAAGGTGTGCAGCATGTTATAGAAAGTCAGAATACCTGAATGATGACAGTCCTAATGAGAATCAAGAATTTAATCGGGAAAAGGATatggagaaggagaaagaTGGTGAGGTGGAAAACAGGTTTGATGATGTTTTTTGGTGGTTctgttttatttgaaaactgatacttttgcatcataaaatgatagtttaagcggataaaatgatacttttgcatgataaaatgataaaatgatagtttcggggaataaaatgataggttctgtgaataaaatgatacttttgttTCATAATGATAGTTTTAGATTTTTGGCTGATAATGTGATAGTTCCTGTGGGTAAAATAGTATCCCTTCTGTCaataacaatttatattttttttaaatgaaagcaTGACAGAGTTGATACCAGAAGTTCAGAATGAAGAATATGaggtaacttttaaaaatgatagtttaagTACATAAAATGATTGTTTATATGGTTAAAATGATATAGGTTTGATGATGTTTTTTGGTGGTTctgttttatttgaaaactgatacttttgcatcataaaatgatagtttaagcggataaaatgatacttttgcatgataaaatgataaaatgatagtttcggggaataaaatgataggttctgtgaataaaatgatacttttgttTCATAATGATAGTTTTAGATTTTTGGCTGATAATGTGATAGTTCCTGTAGGTAAAATAGTATCCCTTCTGTCaataacaatttatattttttttaaatgaaagcaTGACAGAGTTGATACCATAATATCCACTGTCATGGAGGATATCCACAGAGATGATGAAGTTTTAAAacagagagaagaaaatttgaataaggaGAAAGTGGTTTCtcaagaagatgatgaagttttaaaacaaagagaagaaaatttgaataaggaCAAAGGGAAGAAGATGGTTTCTCAAGATCCTCCAGTCGAAAAGGAGAAAGTGGTCAgaacaacaaagaaaattgTTGAAGCAATGTGCTCTCCCTACAATGTCAGAGCAGTGAATCTGAAAGGAAAGCtgaataaagaagagagagaaataatgtACTGGTTGATGGCAGATGAAGAAAGTGAACAGTAAGTTTtgaattacataattatattcttattcAGTTCTTTTAACtaacattaaatatgaatttgaaatcaGTTATGAGGTAGTTTATGAGAACGACAAGATCACATTGTTCAAGATTGACTTCCACAGCCTTGCTCCACGTACATACGTCAGGATCAACATCATAGATGCATGGGTTGTGTTCCTCAACTacaatgaaaaattcaaatcaaaggCATCACCGAGTCGTCTTTTCATCAACACCACACCTACGGTACAGTAAAcgagtaaataaataatagtattacattaaaagttaaatatatttacaaaaatgtaAACATGACAGATTTACAACATTACTGCAAGGAGATCTGGTTGGACTGAAGCAGAGAGTCGAGAAAGATTTTGCTCAAACTTGAATGAATTTGtgtcaaagattgaaaatttcaaatgggAAAATTATGACCTGGTAAGTCATAATTAGATATACATTACAGAACAGGGGTGCGTTATAATgataacccatatttatgtgataagctaataaccctatcattttatgggtcaaaagtatcatttttactaaaaatgatatttatacacgataaaatgatatttttaatccataaaatgatattctgttctataaaatgatacttttcgtccataaaatgagggttattaggttatcaccataaatatgggttatg includes these proteins:
- the LOC125198954 gene encoding uncharacterized protein LOC125198954, which gives rise to MRVDTIISTVMEDIHRDDEVLKQREENLNKEKVVSQEDDEVLKQREENLNKDKGKKMVSQDPPVEKEKVVRTTKKIVEAMCSPYNVRAVNLKGKLNKEEREIMYWLMADEESEHYEVVYENDKITLFKIDFHSLAPRTYVRINIIDAWVVFLNYNEKFKSKASPSRLFINTTPTIYNITARRSGWTEAESRERFCSNLNEFVSKIENFKWENYDLIFFPIWAYEHYYIICFNLKMQMMDVIDNSLVSEELIEKKYEDTPSTLKNFFRIYLGNGVNPSMGRTVKLSKTRYMNMPWQNDTNKVDCGIYVMRHLETYMGGPVRNWNSGLTKKGTESFIKLRARYTEALLIGDTNKKAFDTFTMIQKKFENDSKKGEIDVEKMIREFKPPEY